One window of Xylocopa sonorina isolate GNS202 chromosome 9, iyXylSono1_principal, whole genome shotgun sequence genomic DNA carries:
- the LOC143427223 gene encoding armadillo repeat-containing protein 3, with product MGPKRPKCVSDGQDRERLDREQHTKDQFDPLHLEVKYPGTAILLLNCQEKPILLAAAAALAKFASKSSRNQETLFDLHIVDNVIPLVTHEDLFTRRFAAKLLTEMVTIPNVRNFLLDSHYYIPHFAKILRNEKDSFMQEFSSSILAQVSNDISGAAQLLKECPDMNFLFERLQSPDPDVKNNTIQIVYNLLQDLSGAKEIIKAKNFNLGLVYELFSSDYPEIQRLALNVVTDLMHRSKDDRLQDHFRRTNGLQALLKLLDNTEWEDIHPDVLKILCLACDNDITVELLDDIGGIKQILKYIEDASNSKLFKQALDVAVRLSHTNRGRKALYTYGMVNYLLHTLKTNVQADVCEIGCHGIGMMTLYNEAAKYLTASNCVRNVFDVLKNENFKWSTRQAALFALNQLLKCDEKNCQSLLDIRFQNYLLGLMKHTAGKVPVETLVGAVECLDTIARNHALKHAIINIDVIDALCASFELSCVSMNDLKIACCKVLSALCVEKSGRLEFLKAKGPSRLHNLLCDVKSIPIRNAAAQLIQLLCADPVLADAFPAIKLTNNDDYSMLKNRSTSGVVPSWDTCIEALFNSHLPIKFAFTGRLSLHDITRDGFYVLRRNVCSFPILDDIFRFKFCPLEPIYVVNCIRPRPSSIQKNHSFYKLNSEGLRFGICLLGSKQSSTASIDATGVFLSTEILNLTKDSKYDRLQCDPCLYDCIELFKSKLIAAESKSVVTKTTKELLNINNVASRAKMLATFVVHQMSGPDPLVRCMDHQLEIHLKKIKASIETSVIPLGMLRVGSYFERALLFKVIADRVHLPAALVRGQYGKAWIEIAVPEDLVLEHHPRSVFPTKLLKPNFIVDLMDSPGDLIPIGSRRATLYCEKRLVCDTLCDLNI from the exons ATGGGACCAAAACGTCCAAAA TGTGTCTCCGATGGCCAAGATCGGGAGAGATTAGATCGTGAACAGCATACGAAAGACCAGTTCGATCCTCTTCATTTAGAAGTGAAATATCCTGGAACAGCAATATTGTTGTTGAATTGTCAAGAGAAACCTATCTTGTTAGCTGCAGCCGCCGCTCTAGCAAAGTTTGCCAGCAAATCCTCAAGAAACCAAGAGACTCTGTTTGATCTTCATATCGTGGATAATGTGATTCCATTAGTTACACACGAGGACTTATTTACTCGAAG ATTCGCCGCAAAGCTGCTGACTGAGATGGTAACCATTCCTAATGTTCGCAACTTCCTGTTGGACTCGCATTATTATATCCCTCACTTCGCCAAAATACTGCGCAATGAAAAGGATAGCTTCATGCAAGAATTTTCGTCCTCGATCCTAGCACAAGTGTCCAATGATATATCTGGAGCAGCGCAATTATTAAAGGAATGTCCAGATATGAATTTTCTGTTCGAAAGACTTCAATCACCGGATCCTGACGTAAAGAACAATACCATACAAATTGTGTATAATCTATTGCAAGATCTTTCAGGAGCGAAAGAGATAATCAAAGCCAAG AACTTCAATTTGGGACTTGTGTATGAGCTTTTTAGTTCGGATTATCCCGAAATTCAAAGACTTGCACTTAATGTAGTCACCGATTTAATGCACAGAAGTAAGGATGATCGTTTGCAAGATCATTTCCGGCGAACAAACGGTCTTCAAGCTTTATTAAAATTATTGGAT AATACTGAATGGGAAGATATCCACCCGGATGTTCTCAAGATTCTCTGTTTGGCCTGTGACAATGACATCACGGTTGAATTACTCGACGATATCGGTGGTATTAAGCAAATTTTGAAGTATATAGAAGACGCATCAAACTCGAAGCTTTTCAAGCAAGCTTTGGACGTGGCTGTTCGTTTATCACACACGAACAGGGGTAGAAAA GCGCTGTATACGTACGGGATGGTCAATTATTTGCTGCACACGTTAAAGACCAACGTGCAAGCTGATGTGTGCGAAATTGGTTGCCACGGGATCGGTATGATGACTTTATATAACGAAGCCGCCAAGTATCTAACTGCGAGCAATTGCGTTAGAAATGTCTTTG atgttttgaaaaatgaaaattttaAGTGGTCCACGAGACAAGCGGCATTGTTTGCGTTGAATCAATTATTAAAGTGCGACGAGAAGAATTGTCAAAGCTTGTTGGATATTCGATTCCAG AATTATTTGTTAGGGTTAATGAAACACACAGCGGGAAAAGTACCTGTGGAGACCTTGGTTGGAGCTGTAGAATGCCTTGATACCATTGCAAGAAATCACGCTTTGAAACATGCTATAATAAACATAGATGTAATCGACGCTCTCTGTGCATCGTTCGAA TTGAGCTGTGTGTCTATGAACGACTTGAAAATTGCATGTTGCAAAGTGCTGTCCGCCTTATGCGTGGAGAAGAGCGGACGGCTGGAATTTCTAAAAGCAAAGGGTCCAAGCAGATTACATAATCTTCTATGTGACGTCAAATCGATACCAATAAGGAATGCAGCCGCTCAACTGATCCAATTATTATGCGCGGATCCGGTTCTGGCAGACGC ATTTCCGGCGATAAAACTTACGAACAACGATGATTACAGTATGCTGAAGAACCGCTCAACCTCAGGAGTTGTTCCTTCTTGGGACACGTGTATAGAGGCCCTGTTTAATTCTCATCTGCCAATCAAGTTTGCTTTCACTGGACGACTTTCCTTGCATGATATCACTCGTGATGGATTTTATGTACTTCGCAGAAATGTTTGCTC GTTTCCTATCTTGGACGATATCTTTCGATTCAAATTCTGCCCTCTAGAACCTATCTACGTGGTGAATTGTATTCGACCTCGTCCATCAAGCATCCAAAAGAATCATTCTTTTTACAAATTGAATTCTGAAG GATTACGTTTTGGAATATGCCTCTTAGGTTCGAAACAATCAAGCACAGCTTCTATCGATGCTACCGGCGTCTTCTTATCTACTGAAATACTAAATTTAACAAAGGATTCGAAATACGATCGTCTTCAATGCGATCCGTGTCTCTACGATTGTATAGAATTATTTAAATCGAAATTAATTGCAGCAGAGTCGAAAAGTGT GGTAACAAAAACGACTAAAGAATTGTTAAATATTAACAATGTTGCATCGCGCGCAAAAATGTTAGCCACGTTTGTTGTCCACCAAATGTCAGGGCCGGATCCTCTTGTCAGATGTATGGATCACCAGTTGGAGATTCACTTGAAAAAAATCAAGGCCAGCATAGAGACGAGCGTTATTCCTTTGGGAATGCTACGAGTTGGTTCCTATTTTGAAAGAGCATTGCTTTTCAAAGTAATTGCTGACAGAGTACATTTACCAGCCGCGTTGGTACGAGGACAGTATGGGAAAGCTTGGATCGAGATAGCTGTGCCAGAG GATTTAGTTCTTGAACATCATCCTCGATCCGTTTTTCCAACGAAGTTACTGAAGCCGAATTTCATTGTCGACCTCATGGATTCTCCTGGAGATTTGATTCCAATCGGCAGTCGCCGTGCTACATTGTACTGCGAGAAGAGGTTGGTCTGTGATACTTTATGTGACTTAAATATATAA
- the LOC143427561 gene encoding uncharacterized protein LOC143427561 isoform X1, translated as MATKIKMEHIQSDIDLQVDNPSKNAANLIEWNLDMKVTVSNVKNSKMFQRSRTIVFFLLAIMFTVILSHLKKEVHALQIQMQSVNVNILLLMAKYDKLNRNLNQAWIRRSERLVENKNLKRLLEDVSSISKVIEILDGIRKAGNGGSYVYNSVIPYLNPGRNFKEKHALSGNVFSTDNANDSVISKVLTNLGDNEDNMPNTNLRIARAAPALQKQNATENEMQLNRNVMNYDYYDDDDLGIWKEPRSGRSRRDEGRGKKRGKNKRQPKRSHRRLVPLVATFVGAVPEQHITDTVYIGPWVKSTKNDSQYSLNKFHLVENKKSIEVTVTGLYMISAQIFYFGESTNYSYWILLSSEGKSKTQKLVKCSTASSPSATEVSCYTSVITSLQKGDRVHIQQQERDRLINMREGHSYIQLVLLSNTSRKRRLR; from the exons ATGGCGACGAAAATTAAAATGGAACACATTCAAAGCGACATCGATCTTCAAGTCGATAATCCGTCGAAAAATGCGGCAAATTTAATTGAATGGAATTTGGACATGAAAGTGACGGTGTCGAACGTGAAAAATTCAAAAATGTTCCAAAGATCTCGCACCATCGTGTTCTTTCTTTTAGCGATAATGTTTACTGTTATACTGTCCCACTTAAAGAAGGAAGTGCACGCTTTGCAAATACAG ATGCAATCTGTAAACGTAAATATATTGTTACTAATGGCCAAGTATGATAAACTAAATCGTAATTTAAATCAAGCTTGGATTCGAAGGTCTGAAAGACTTGTTGagaataaaaatttaaagcGACTATTAGAAGACGTATCATCGATATCAAAGGTCATCGAAATTTTGGATGGAATTCGAAAGGCGGGTAACGGTGGTTCATATGTCTACAATTCCGTTATTCCGTATTTAAATCCTGGAAGGAATTTCAAAGAAAAGCACGCGTTAAGCGGCAATGTTTTTAGTACGGACAATGCAAACGACAGCGTAATTTCTAAGGTACTAACGAATTTAGGAGATAACGAAGACAACATGCCTAATACTAATTTACGCATTGCAAGAGCTGCGCCAGCGTTACAAAAACAAAATGCAACAGAAAACGAGATGCAATTAAATCGCAATGTTATGAATTATGATTACTACGATGACGACGATTTAGGTATATGGAAAGAACCCCGTTCCGGGCGATCAAGAAGAGACGAGGGCAGAGGTAAAAAACGGGGAAAGAACAAAAGGCAGCCCAAACGCAGTCACAGGCGATTGG TACCACTGGTGGCTACGTTTGTTGGAGCAGTTCCTGAACAACATATAACAGACACAG TATACATTGGTCCATGGGTAAAGAGCACTAAAAACGACTCTCAGTACAGCTTAAATAAATTTCATCTAGTAGAGAACAAAAAATCTATAGAAGTTACTGTAACTGGTTTATATATGATCTCTGCACAG ATCTTCTATTTTGGTGAATCAACAAATTATTCTTATTGGATATTATTAAGTTCAGAGGGTAAATCTAAAACGCAAAAACTTGTAAAGTGTTCCACAGCCTCTTCCCCATCAGCTACAGAAGTATCCTGCTACACGAGTGTAATAACTTCCTTACAAAAGGGTGACAGAGTTCATATACAGCAGCAGGAAAGAGATAG ATTGATAAACATGCGGGAAGGACATAGTTACATACAACTTGTGCTTCTGTCTAATACTAGTCGTAAGAGGCGGTTGCGATGA
- the LOC143427561 gene encoding uncharacterized protein LOC143427561 isoform X3: protein MATKIKMEHIQSDIDLQVDNPSKNAANLIEWNLDMKVTVSNVKNSKMFQRSRTIVFFLLAIMFTVILSHLKKEVHALQIQMQSVNVNILLLMAKYDKLNRNLNQAWIRRSERLVENKNLKRLLEDVSSISKVIEILDGIRKAGNAAPALQKQNATENEMQLNRNVMNYDYYDDDDLGIWKEPRSGRSRRDEGRGKKRGKNKRQPKRSHRRLVPLVATFVGAVPEQHITDTVYIGPWVKSTKNDSQYSLNKFHLVENKKSIEVTVTGLYMISAQIFYFGESTNYSYWILLSSEGKSKTQKLVKCSTASSPSATEVSCYTSVITSLQKGDRVHIQQQERDRYGNHF from the exons ATGGCGACGAAAATTAAAATGGAACACATTCAAAGCGACATCGATCTTCAAGTCGATAATCCGTCGAAAAATGCGGCAAATTTAATTGAATGGAATTTGGACATGAAAGTGACGGTGTCGAACGTGAAAAATTCAAAAATGTTCCAAAGATCTCGCACCATCGTGTTCTTTCTTTTAGCGATAATGTTTACTGTTATACTGTCCCACTTAAAGAAGGAAGTGCACGCTTTGCAAATACAG ATGCAATCTGTAAACGTAAATATATTGTTACTAATGGCCAAGTATGATAAACTAAATCGTAATTTAAATCAAGCTTGGATTCGAAGGTCTGAAAGACTTGTTGagaataaaaatttaaagcGACTATTAGAAGACGTATCATCGATATCAAAGGTCATCGAAATTTTGGATGGAATTCGAAAGGCGGGTAACG CTGCGCCAGCGTTACAAAAACAAAATGCAACAGAAAACGAGATGCAATTAAATCGCAATGTTATGAATTATGATTACTACGATGACGACGATTTAGGTATATGGAAAGAACCCCGTTCCGGGCGATCAAGAAGAGACGAGGGCAGAGGTAAAAAACGGGGAAAGAACAAAAGGCAGCCCAAACGCAGTCACAGGCGATTGG TACCACTGGTGGCTACGTTTGTTGGAGCAGTTCCTGAACAACATATAACAGACACAG TATACATTGGTCCATGGGTAAAGAGCACTAAAAACGACTCTCAGTACAGCTTAAATAAATTTCATCTAGTAGAGAACAAAAAATCTATAGAAGTTACTGTAACTGGTTTATATATGATCTCTGCACAG ATCTTCTATTTTGGTGAATCAACAAATTATTCTTATTGGATATTATTAAGTTCAGAGGGTAAATCTAAAACGCAAAAACTTGTAAAGTGTTCCACAGCCTCTTCCCCATCAGCTACAGAAGTATCCTGCTACACGAGTGTAATAACTTCCTTACAAAAGGGTGACAGAGTTCATATACAGCAGCAGGAAAGAGATAGGTATGGTAaccatttttaa
- the Egr gene encoding TNF superfamily member 12 eiger, with product MTSVFLEEEPKVMKKKQRLINDVHVKDDTRSFLSFSRENLSISQSDLEQGFKKQRFRPNRNTILSSTALFIALLCLSLETWNFYCSAVNVREIEELKQSVESLKHRSLEEDLLDGLKAFEQQLFAEESTDEDLEEADPDNADYDSNYTDDEDDDDYDDSVFSTHGYPIDYHSMPKFGSKPSDFPEFSSTITPVPTPPEPEPSPDKAIIELLAAVHKIETKLGQQLKKNDKNADQDHDEKKVVQGKLEHEKNDTKWKRKRSIDEENHETNKRLSLNRRFFKNKTKRMTGFGSKSSSRKTLENTSDEQNISATVSPKYPPKKYIHADDAKSDVQNKSKPPKNIPRKFRRNGSHCQKKVVAIHYGGNRTMHSEEDNYSGNGKIRHGSSIFKAWEISEWARECHMKEHFGMASNGTITIKVAGLYLVYAQIHYHDNQSEVGFHLQVNGQSIMQCMINNLQQQRHISQTCSSTQLTYLRENDRLVLKEVGSPRYAIFDKEKSFFGLIKLGDLPCANIPDN from the exons ATGACTTCTGTATTTCTCGAAGAGGAACCGAAAGTAATGAAAAAGAAGCAAAGGCTGATAAACGATGTCCACGTGAAGGATGATACACGATCCTTTCTTAGCTTTTCCAGGGAAAATCTGAGTATCTCCCAGTCTGACCTTGAACAGGGTTTCAAAAAACAACGTTTCCGGCCAAACAGAAATACGATTCTAAGCTCAACGGCTCTTTTCATTGCTCTTCTTTGCTTAAGTCTTGAAACCTGGAACTTTTATTGCTCGGCAGTAAATGTACGAGAAATCGAAGAGTTGAAACAAAGCGTGGAGAGTTTGAAGCATCGTTCCTTGGAGGAGGATCTCTTGGACGGGTTAAAAGCCTTTGAACAACAG CTGTTTGCTGAAGAATCTACCGATGAAGACCTAGAAGAGGCAGATCCGGACAACGCGGATTACGACTCTAATTACACTGACGATGAGGATGACGATGACTATGATGACAGTGTTTTTTCTACGCACGGTTATCCGATAGATTATCACAGCATGCCAAAGTTTGGATCGAAACCTTCCGATTTTCCGGAATTTTCGTCCACGATCACCCCGGTGCCCACTCCACCCGAACCGGAACCCAGTCCAGATAAAGCAATCATCGAATTATTAGCAGCAGTGCATAAGATTGAAACAAAGCTTGGCCAACAATTGaaaaagaatgataagaacgcGGATCAAGATCACGACGAGAAGAAAGTCGTGCAAGGCAAACTGGAACATGAGAAGAATGATACTAAATGGAAGCGTAAACGGTCAATCGACGAAGAAAATCATGAGACGAACAAAAGACTGTCCTTGAATCGGCGCTTCTTCAAGAATAAGACGAAAAGAATGACTGGTTTTGGTTCTAAATCCAGTTCTCGGAAGACTTTGGAGAATACAAGTGACGAGCAAAACAT ATCTGCTACGGTGTCTCCTAAATATCCACCGAAAAAGTACATCCACGCGGATGACGCAAAATCTGATGTACAGAATAAGTCGAAACCCCCTAAAAATATTCCTCGTAAATTTAGAAGGAATGGTAGCCACTGTCAAAAAAAAGTGGTTGCTATCCATTACGGTGGAAATAGAACTATGCACTCAGAGGAAGATAACTATAGTGGAAATGGAAAAATACGTCATGGGAGTAGCATCTTCAAGGCATGGGAAATCAGTGAATGGGCGCGTGAGTGTCATATGAAGGAACATTTCGGTATGGCCAGTAACGGAACCATTACGATTAAAGTAGCAGGATTATATTTGGTTTACGCGCAGATTCATTATCATGACAATCAAAGCGAGGTCGGGTTTCATCTCCAAGTGAATGGCCagagcataatgcaatgcatg ATCAACAATTTGCAGCAACAACGACACATTAGTCAGACCTGTTCTTCGACTCAGCTGACATACCTTCGAGAGAATGATCGTTTAGTTTTGAAGGAAGTCGGTTCGCCAAGATACGCTATTTTTGATAAAGAGAAGAGCTTCTTCGGGCTAATAAAACTTGGAGACCTACCATGTGCTAATATCCCAGACAACTAG
- the LOC143427561 gene encoding uncharacterized protein LOC143427561 isoform X2, protein MATKIKMEHIQSDIDLQVDNPSKNAANLIEWNLDMKVTVSNVKNSKMFQRSRTIVFFLLAIMFTVILSHLKKEVHALQIQMQSVNVNILLLMAKYDKLNRNLNQAWIRRSERLVENKNLKRLLEDVSSISKVIEILDGIRKAGNAAPALQKQNATENEMQLNRNVMNYDYYDDDDLGIWKEPRSGRSRRDEGRVPLVATFVGAVPEQHITDTVYIGPWVKSTKNDSQYSLNKFHLVENKKSIEVTVTGLYMISAQIFYFGESTNYSYWILLSSEGKSKTQKLVKCSTASSPSATEVSCYTSVITSLQKGDRVHIQQQERDRLINMREGHSYIQLVLLSNTSRKRRLR, encoded by the exons ATGGCGACGAAAATTAAAATGGAACACATTCAAAGCGACATCGATCTTCAAGTCGATAATCCGTCGAAAAATGCGGCAAATTTAATTGAATGGAATTTGGACATGAAAGTGACGGTGTCGAACGTGAAAAATTCAAAAATGTTCCAAAGATCTCGCACCATCGTGTTCTTTCTTTTAGCGATAATGTTTACTGTTATACTGTCCCACTTAAAGAAGGAAGTGCACGCTTTGCAAATACAG ATGCAATCTGTAAACGTAAATATATTGTTACTAATGGCCAAGTATGATAAACTAAATCGTAATTTAAATCAAGCTTGGATTCGAAGGTCTGAAAGACTTGTTGagaataaaaatttaaagcGACTATTAGAAGACGTATCATCGATATCAAAGGTCATCGAAATTTTGGATGGAATTCGAAAGGCGGGTAACG CTGCGCCAGCGTTACAAAAACAAAATGCAACAGAAAACGAGATGCAATTAAATCGCAATGTTATGAATTATGATTACTACGATGACGACGATTTAGGTATATGGAAAGAACCCCGTTCCGGGCGATCAAGAAGAGACGAGGGCAGAG TACCACTGGTGGCTACGTTTGTTGGAGCAGTTCCTGAACAACATATAACAGACACAG TATACATTGGTCCATGGGTAAAGAGCACTAAAAACGACTCTCAGTACAGCTTAAATAAATTTCATCTAGTAGAGAACAAAAAATCTATAGAAGTTACTGTAACTGGTTTATATATGATCTCTGCACAG ATCTTCTATTTTGGTGAATCAACAAATTATTCTTATTGGATATTATTAAGTTCAGAGGGTAAATCTAAAACGCAAAAACTTGTAAAGTGTTCCACAGCCTCTTCCCCATCAGCTACAGAAGTATCCTGCTACACGAGTGTAATAACTTCCTTACAAAAGGGTGACAGAGTTCATATACAGCAGCAGGAAAGAGATAG ATTGATAAACATGCGGGAAGGACATAGTTACATACAACTTGTGCTTCTGTCTAATACTAGTCGTAAGAGGCGGTTGCGATGA